The nucleotide window TATCTCTGACATTGTGTCTCTTCCGTTTAACTGCATCCTTTAAGTCATCGTTTCGGACTTTCTGTGTATAgatgtgtcactgtgtctgttttGTCTGTTCTGTGATGGTTTGTGTTCCAGTGTCCttcgtgtgtatctgtttgtatgtaatatgtcCGGCCAGGAAATGGATAAACCTATCTCCATGTCCTTATGTTTTTCACCTTATCTTTCTCTCCATCACCGCCTCTGTCTCAAGCAGATATAATGCAGTCTATCCATATGTTGTTTTCGTGgctctgtcagtgtttgtcagtatgtatctatgtagcaacacactgtgtgtctctgttttgtAATCTaggtatgtttttgtttgtttgttttttactcacTTTTACCTGTGCCTTTCTCTGTCACCCATCCCATGACTTGTCTCTGTGTCAGTCCCAGTGCCTGTCACAGGGACTGTCTGACATAAACAATGGTGGTGTCAGTTACAGTAATGCTATATGTGagtctatgtgtcagtgtcttcGTATGTGTTAATCATTCTCTATGCCATTATGTCAATCAGTGTCAGTTTGTCAGTCACCATCTGTAACAGTCTCTCTGTCCATTTCTATGCCAGCCAATTCATGTGAATGTTTCCCAGTGTCAGTCGGTCCCCCTCTGCGAATGTCTCTATGTCAGTCCTTTGTCACTATTTCTGTcccagtgtcagtcagtcaacaTCTGCGTATATCCCTATTTCAGTCGCTGTCATGTCTGTCTCTGTCATAGTTATtgtcagtctgtctctgtgtcagtcATTGTCaaagtctgtctctgtgtctgtcccTGTGTAAGTCTCCATGTTAGACTCAATGGAAGGCATTCACCCTCTTTGTCTATCCCTTTGTGGATTGctgtctatgtatgtctctgtgtcagTCACTGTCTAAGTATGTATCTGTGCCAGTCTCAGTGTAAATCGGTGATTCTCTCTGTCCCAGTACCAgccactgtctgtgtatgtctcggtGTCAGTCCCTGTGTCACTCAGTAACTCTCTGTCCCAGTGTCATTCACTGTCTAAGAATGTTTCTGTGTCAGTCCCTGTGTCAGTCAGTGACTTATTCAGCCCCAGTGTCATTCACTGTCTAAGAATGTTTTTGTGCTCAGTCCCTGTGTCACTCAGTAACTCTCTGTCCCAGTGTCAGTCACTGTCTAAAATTGTTTCTGTGTCAGTCCCTGTGTCACTCAGTAACTCTCTGTCCCAGTGTCAGTCACTGTCTAAGAATGTTTCTGTGTCAGTCCCTGTGTCAGTCAGTGACTCATTCAGCCCCAGTGTTAATCACTGGCTATGTACTTATTTGTGAGAGTTTCTGTGTCAATTACCCTCTTTGTCTGTCTCTTTGTCAGTCACTCTGTCTGTCCCTTTGTCAGTCACTCTGTCTGTCCCTTTGTCAGTCACCCTCTGTGTTTGTCCCTTTGTAAGTCCAGTTTCAGTCAGTCACTCTGTTTGTCCCTTTGCCAGTCACTCTGTCTGTCCCTTTGTCAGTCACTCTGTCTGTCCCTTTGTCAGTCCCAGTGTCGGTCAGTCACTCTGTCTGTCCCTTTGTCAGTCACCCTCTGTGTTTGTCCCTTTGTAAGTCCAGTTTCAGTCAGTCACTCTGTTTGTCCCTTTGCCAGTCACTATGCCATAACAGCCAGCTATTCCCCATGCCAGTTTCGGTGCCAGTCTACCAATAGTGAATTTGCCCTTACCTCCTGTTTTGGTACCAGGTCTTGACCTGGGTATCTGTCAGGTTGAGGGCCGCTGCCAGGTCCATGCGATCCTGGACGCTCAGATACTTCTGTCTCTCGAAGCTCCTCTCCAGCTGGTTGAGCTGATGGTCTGAAAAAGCAGTCCGAGCCTTCCTCGGCTTCTTAGCTCGAACCGGCGGACTGTCCCGGCTGCTTGTAATCTCCCGATCCCCCTCTTCTTTAGTACCTAATAGAAGAAATCCATTAAATACACAAACCAACTACTAACTACCACAACACAAGTTATCAtcataaatagatagatatatatatatatatagatagatagatagatagatagatagatagatagatagatagatagatagatagatagatagatagatagatagatattaaaaTATGAAACAATGTTACAAATTTGTGAAATTAATATTAAGACTAAATGActtaatttcttattttttttttttttttttctcctgttgtCACAGCTGTTGTTTTAGAGAGAAGTCATGACACCAGCTTTACAGTTCAGATTTAAGGAACTGAATGCTAACGAAAAATCGGATTTGGTATTCCAAGAttctattttaaattttatatgtgctttttttttttttctttatacttattttttctttattttgttttgtctgaAATGAAAAGGAATCAATATGTCAAAAGCATTTCTGTTTGTACCAGTATTTTTCATCACTCCTTTATCTTCCCTGCAGGAAGAACCATAATCTCTCTAATTGAACCACTGGGGAGGACcgtgcacacacaaaaaatcacCAGGCCAGACTGTACATCTGTTTTTGATCACtaatgttaaaaaaagaaaaattacaatACCAAAATGAATCACCATTTGATTTATTAATACGAATCTCAGTGTGACAGTTCTTATGGGGGTTTACTTTATtctccatgaaaaaaaaaccccacttaTTTAAAAATCACTGTAACAGAACAattgtacaataaaaaaataaataaaaaaagcgaGATCCATTAATTAACACAGCAGTTTCCAATCATCAACCCCTTATTTAACATGGGATTATGTGTAAATTAATACATTATTGCATGAGCTCCAGGTGCTGAAACGCTCTGATTTATGAGCCTAGCCTGGTCGAATTTATATTAATTTActtatattcatttattattttttttttttttttttttagcaaaacgtATTTATAGTATTAATTCTGAATGCAATTTTCAGATCATTAAAAAAGTaatatctattttaaaaaaaacatttattataataaaaaggtGCACGTTATAAACATATTATTTCTTAACTATGTGTATGTGTTGTTTCCTCTTCCAACTTAGAATCATGAGCGATTTCTGCACAAAATGTGTCTTTTTAGTTAAATATTATTAAATGAGAAATACTTTAAGTCGCAGAATATACATATGTGCACCTGCCATTTAACAAgggctttttaaaaatgtatttgcagCCAGACTCAatgcttcttttttatttttcctctacAAATTAATTCACATAAAGGACATCTCTGAAAagagaattttaaaatattaaagctGATATTTTATCTGTAATTTTCATATCTACTTAtttcactgtatatattttggtatACCGGTTTAATTCACTCGGTTAATATTTCTCGTACAAGAACCcagcatttaatttttattataccaGATTGATTTACTGGGGTAATAATTATTGTGCAAGATCCCAGTATTTATCCCTATAAAATAatgtgtttaataataataacaataataataataataataatgacaaattaatttacataaatgaaaaaatatagtaCAAACTTACCATGTCCTTTCATGTCTGTATGTAAGTCTTCTCTGATTTTGTCCTGCTTCCCCTTGCCATCTGACATCTCCTGCTCTAGTTTGGGCCTAAAACTTTCTGTGGGTACATTGCCTTCGTGTTTAGGAGTGTGATGAGGAGAGGGCACACTGGTACTGTAAGGGGCACAGGCTGCCAAAGGTTTGCTGTCTCCCAAAATGTCCTTAATTAAGAAGGAAGAAGTGGAAGTCCTGGGAGCAGAGCCTGACTGAGCCTGCTGCTGCTGTGAGGAGGGGGATTGTTGCTGGCTGTGGTGGAGGTGATGGAGATGCTGAGCCTGATGATGGGCGCTGTCCACCAGCCGGTGCTGATctgcagggtccatagtcactgAGATAGGAGATGAAGGGGAACTCCCCCCCACAGTGTCTATTTCCGAGCTGGGTGACAGCGGGCCCTGGTTCCTAAAATCCGCCCCCCTGCCATCTCTAAAGTCTCCATTCAACATAGCAGGGCTGACAGAACCAGCGTTGGAGAGTATAGTGTCTATCCCAAAACTGGATCCTTCCATGCTGTTCATTCCCCTTCAAGCCAAAGTCTTCATAACAACAAATCCTCTCGGTGCAAACTTCAAATGACCCCCCTCCcacaccaaataataataataataataacaaaaaaaaacaaacaatattaataataaaaaaatttataataaataaaagaaaaggtcCAATACAACAAAggtattggggaaaaaaatattaaaaataaatcaaattagaacaaagcaataataatatattttttaaaaatgtgatcaATATTTTAGCCAAGTACACTTCAATACAGGTATCTATAGGTATCAATAGAGTGATTCGGCGCTGGATACAAAGTGTCGATTTGGGAAGCAGTGACAGTGAAGGCTGGTATTAGAGTCTGCCACACGTGCTGCCGGTGGGGACTAATTTAATGTGCCATGGATGGGTCCCCCATTGCTATAGCTCTTGTTAAAGGGGCCCTGGGATTGCTGGGATGAGGGTGGCAGGCTCCCGGGTGGCTGCTGCTGTAGTTGTTGAACTTTCTTTGAAAGTTGAGGTTGCTCCCAGACGTTGCCTGGCTGAATCCCGGCTGCTGCTTCTCTTTCCACTTGTAATCCTTCGCCTGATGGGCTCCAGTGACTCCCTCCCGTGACGTCACGGCCAGGACCGTACACTCagaccctcctcccctcctcccatccacttGGCTCAGTCTAACCCACTTTGCATCAAGTCGCCAATCTTCACGGTCATTGGTCGCCAGGGTGGGAGAGACCTGACGTCTAGTCCAGTCTTCCAATAGGAAGGGCCACTTGCCTATTCATGCACAGTTTATTGAGGCTATGGGGCTAGGCTGCTCTTTTCTACCATCAATCTTCTGACTCGCTTTATTCCTTAATCTAAAATatatttcacttatttttttattttttattattattataaaataattattataaaata belongs to Pelobates fuscus isolate aPelFus1 chromosome 7, aPelFus1.pri, whole genome shotgun sequence and includes:
- the BARHL2 gene encoding barH-like 2 homeobox protein — encoded protein: MNSMEGSSFGIDTILSNAGSVSPAMLNGDFRDGRGADFRNQGPLSPSSEIDTVGGSSPSSPISVTMDPADQHRLVDSAHHQAQHLHHLHHSQQQSPSSQQQQAQSGSAPRTSTSSFLIKDILGDSKPLAACAPYSTSVPSPHHTPKHEGNVPTESFRPKLEQEMSDGKGKQDKIREDLHTDMKGHGTKEEGDREITSSRDSPPVRAKKPRKARTAFSDHQLNQLERSFERQKYLSVQDRMDLAAALNLTDTQVKTWYQNRRTKWKRQTAVGLELLAEAGNYSALQRMFPSPYFYHPSLLSSMDSTTAAAAAAAMYSSMYRTPPAPHPQLQRPLVPRVLIHGLGPGGQPALNPLGNTIPGTPHTR